The genomic segment CACTGTCACTGCAATTACTGTTAAcacaggaatgggatctattatctggaaacctgttattcagaaagctcagaattacaggaaggcaaccTCTCCTAGATTTTAATAGAAtcattcaaaattttaaataatttattttttttctctgtaataataaaacagtaccttgtacttgatcccaaaaaaGATATGatgactccttattggaggcaaaacaatcctatttgggtttaatgttaaaatgattctttagtagacccCATGTGCTGAGTATtatgaataataggtcccataatgTGCAGGTAAAAAATCCCAGAAATCTAAGAAAGTTTCAGTCAGCAACCCCATTTACCCAGAGCAAGTAGAGGTCTTGAAGTTGCAGTTTCATCAAAGTTCATTCGTTCAAAGTTAAGCAGATTGAGtaagttacatataaagttaAGTTGaaacttatgcaatttacataactttcaCAAAAACTGTCCAGAAACTTATGTAGTTTGCCTAAAACTTACTTAACTTGCATATCAATTAAAAGACAAGCTTAAGGTAAAGCCCActccccccaatgaactgacttagCACATTAATttttatgaactgcttattataaagcAACATCAGCTGTTTAACTTGAGGTCTATTTACTAAATTTTATGAGTATCTCCTTCATGAACTAGTCACAGGCCCCACCGCAACATCTTTTTGCTTACCTTACTTTCAAGGAAAGTTACATATAAACTTTCACTCCCAATTAAAAGACTGACACACAAGCACATGAATTATTTTACTGTTTATATACgttactactgactagttattgggccccagagCAAGATCATTGGGGCCTTAAGCTTGcacagtttatgtaacttatgcaaaaacttacgtaacttccatatcaagctaTGAGagtagggtttaaacttagggcaaactccactgacaccCAATGAACTGACCATAAGTTAGCACATAAattaatggaactctttatataaactgcttattatggagtaaaatcagctgtttatattgtacacacaaggggcgtggccaaactATTGACACTACATGCATGTGTTCGTGGGGCCCCCTATTAATTACTTGTAGGAGGCCTCAAAGTTTTTGATGGCAGTCCTGGATATTGACTTATTTTTATAGATAGAATATTGCTTTATTTAATGTGCATGTTCACTGTAACAAAAAATAATAGATTATTACTAGttgtaaaacagatttatttCTTTAGGTCCACTACTGTTTAGTTGTTCTTTTTAATATGATTGCCCATTAAGCGGTTCCTTAGAGCCAGTAAGGGCTTTACATTAAATTGCCTTTAAAGAACAGCAAGTAAGGGGGTCTACTGAGATGTTTTTATAACACCTTGCTAATCATATTTGTCTTCTACAGAATTCATCCAATGAAAGAATAATGGATGGCTACTTTCCAGGATCTAAGCCTCTATGTGGAAGAACTCTCATGGTGAATTTCAGCCTAGCAAGTGCTCAAGAAGAGTATGGAGCTTTTAGTTATAGTCATTTCTAAGTCTGAACTGCATAATCAGAAGCATCATGCAGACATACTATGAAGAATTGGCTTTAACCTATACTGCCACACTAAAACTTAATACAAAGCCAAAAGGATGCCGAACACAAATGACAGAAACTGTAAACAGCTGCATACTAGCGTGATGTAGAAGGTATCTTTCTGGCTATAGCCATGGAAGAAAATGTGACTTTCTGGGAGAGACTTGTGATTGGACACCCAGTGTGTAGTGGCTGGAAACTGGAGGCCGAAGGATCCATTTACCATCTGGCCAGTGTTCTCTTTGTATTGGGCTGCATGGGAGGAAGTGGATACTTTGGGCTTCTCTATGTGTACATTTTCTTTGCTATAAGTTTCCTCTGCACCTCTATATGGGCTTGGATGGATGTTTGTGCTGCTGATGTGTTCTCCTGGAACTTTATTCTTCTTGTGATCTGTATTGTGCAGATCATTCACCTTGCCTATCAACTGAGGAGTGTCACATTTGACAAAGAATTCCAAGATGTATACTCTGCTGTTTTCAAACCCCTGGGGATCTCGCTAACTATATTCCGGAAGATCATCTCATACTGTAATGCAGAGGTAGTGACACTGGAACGAGATCATTGTTATGCTGTTCAAGGGAAAACACCCATTGACAAACTCTCTCTGCTTGTATCGGGAAGGTATGCCATTTCTCATTCGCGCTACAATCCTAGATGCattatttgtttgtgtttatCTTGTCAGTATAGTGTACACAGCCGTATGAGAACAAACAAGCAAAGCAAAAGGAGTGGAAACACTGTAGAGCACATGGGGTCAACATTCTTGTCTCAATGTAAACTCTATTTGTGTTGTCAGCATATGAATACTGGAAATGTACTGTACGGCCACATCTATATTCATTACAGTTCAGTATATCAACTACCAgttcatcatttttatttaggtGTCTAGCCCCTGCACATATCCACACAATGAAGTGGGGCCTCTGTCTAGCAGTGATAAATGTGTTCAGCCATTGCAACCAGTGCCGCACAAGCAAATAAGCTACTCCTGGGAACACATGAGTACGACAGCAGCTTTCAACTGCGACTTACAGTACATTTGTAATATGCATAACCGTGTTTGTAAAAGTAACTGACAGTTATCTGCCAAAGCTGCAACTATAATAATCTCTAGTAACTTTATATAATTGTCTGTGCCACATAAAATTTCTCATCCATACAGTTCCTCTCTTCAGACAGCTGGCTGGTGACCTCAGGTTGTTTGCGAGGGTCAAATCTTGGCATCTGTTACTCTGAGATATTCAGACATGCTGAGCAGTTTTAATAGATGTGCATGTAATGTGTGGGCAATGGATTGGCTGATGGTCTGTTTTTGGATGGTCCATGATATATTGATGATTAAAAGTCAGTTTTTAGGACACATCTAAAGCTCAGAATTTTTACACATTGTTCATAAAATGGGCCTGTGCATTAATCAGGATACATATGGTAAACAGCACTGCTCATCTTAGAAGATCATCTCAAATAGCTATTAATTCATTCAGACCTGGTTTATAATcagattcctttaaaaaaaaaaaatacaatatttttgccTTATTGTTTTTTGAATTAATGACAAATAATATTAACATATCttattacaatattatatatatatatatatatatatatatatataaataacttccaagtaaatgccggcactcacgtatagataagttgctgttgcctgggtgcaggtccaaataatgttgaaggtgcttgagatagggtcagcactcacaagacttatataaacaaattattttttattaaagaggagactaacgtttcggctagtaCTAATTATTTgtacccatgtgcccccccttaGGCCTTAAGTTAACTATGCAGTCCCCTGTAGATAATTACAGACTGCATGCCATGCATGATAATTGCTTAGTACCTGTTAACTCCCCAGTGTAGCACATGACAAATGAGTTCTGTACAATTcacaaagtctttttttttatttttttattctataaaatttctgtattttacattttattgtttatttggtTTTCCTGAGGCAATATATTTCAATTTCTTGTCGAAAATGTCTCATAAATGTGAAGAGTGGGTGATATTAAGTTATACACCAGCATTTTCTGAACACAACTGCATAGGAAATCCTTCATAAAAAGGTGAAGTTTTTATATCCTGTCAGGAATGTGTGTTTGACTTATCATCACTATTAAATCTTGCAGCAAATAGTGGGACTAGTTCTTTGAAGGGGAACCATATATAAAAATTTCTTATATTTGGTGCAGTGCTTAATCACCCAGTCACCCAGTATTTTACTGTATGATTACCCCTTCCAACCCTAAGCTCATGTTAAGGTTTGGAAGGGGTAATCATACAGCAAAATACTGGGTAACAAAGGCAGAGTTACCCAAAAGAgtgatgtttatttatttatgttagtTTCCATGCATCTTGAAAACTGCACAGTATGATTACCTAAATATAGCATGAGAGTGCCTCATTCACTTTGTTTCAATTGTCACCCAAGGTTTTTGTAATCCAAATGTATTTTCAAGAGGAGATAATTATTTCTGTAAGATGATTAGTAATTCAATTTGAGTCTTAGACTTAAATTGGATTTCAATGGGGCACACAATCTGAACTTaacgactaaaggtggccatacacgcaccgatattatcgtacgaaacctcgtttcgtacgataatcggtgcgtgtatggcatgtcagcgagccgaccgatatcgcaggaagctgctgaaatcggtcggctcgccgatcggccaagttagaaaattttgatcgggcgccatagaaggcgcctgaccaaaattctcccttcagagctgaatcggcagaaggaggtagaaatcctattgtttctacctccttacctgccgattcagccctgaatggtgtgtggcggatctgacgatgtttcgtgcgaccgacggtcgtacgaaacatcgtgagatcgccacgtgtatggccagctttagttactCACTGTCCTCTTCTTGGCACTCTGTTGGACAAGTTGAGCatgtttatcaacactgggcaaatttgccccttggGCGGTAACCAACAGAaacagtgattttctttttttagccaGCTATCAGTAGAACATAGAAATCAATAGTTTGGCTAAGGGTATTGCTAAGTTGCAAATTTTGCattcaacactgggcaaactcCACATGAAAATACGTATCATTAAAGGAGCTGGCAGACTTCTTGTTGATGACTTTTTATGTGATTCATTTAACTGATTTGTTGAACACACTGGGTGATTATAAAAGTTGGAATTTTCAGTGGATTTTCTTAACTAAAGAGTGATGCTTTTTTCTGCTAGCAATATAAGCAATATATGCTTATTTCTGAAATCCTTCTATTGCTATTACTAAGTTATTCTCTAATGTTATGACAGAATGTTCTCTTGCTGTCTGAATCATGTATAAGAATGTTACTATTGGGTATAGAACTCCATCACACTAGGCCATTTCTGTCCGTAGCTTCTCTGTCCGTACCCATCTGTTTCTTTACCCTTAGTTTATTCAGTTATTGAATATGGGTTGTATGTGCTCTCCCAAGCCTTAACCTCTTTTCTTAACTAAATTCTATCACAAATCTGAAATGAAATTCACCTAAGTCACCTTTTCAGCCTGTCTCTAATAATGCGTATATTGCCATTCTCCATCAAACACACCATAATCATTTCAGTCTCTCCCCACTCAGCCTGCTACCAAGAAAGTCATTTCCCTGACACAATTTGTGTAATACAAGCATGGCCCTGTTTCAAGTTCAGTACAGCATTTTCAGTAGACTGACAAGTTGTTAGTAGCATAGACTCATCTCTAACTTAATATAAAGTTTGACAGCCCTTTTTAATAAATTCTTGCATTTCTGCTTTTGTAAACACCCTATTTAGGTTCTTGGTCCAAGACCAAGTAAGTAAACAAATACAGAAattgaaaagaataaaaaaagtacagcagtcagtgttggactgggacaccgAGGGACCTGATATCAAGAGCTCACCATTTGCAAACCCTTAACCCTTTTCCTCTTATTGAGAAAAACCCTGGTATTCCCATGTTTGAAAAGTTCTTTGTCAGGAACTCCTTGATCTAAAACCAGAGACCAGAGGTGTACTGGCTGCTACTTCTCCCAGTAGAACCACTGGAGGCAGTGTGATTTGGCACTGCTGGATAATATCCATAACTTTGGTGCTCCATTTGCTCCTTAAGTTACTGCCCTGCCTTTGTTCCCTCATATTCTGACTCCCTGGTTTTGACCTTGTACTGTTATTTGGAATTTGATTGTTTGTTGCCTGCCCTGTCTGCACCTTATACTCGTTTCTGCTGCCGTCTCtgctttttttattgttaaatctTTTGTTTAAACCTCATTATGTTTGCAACTGGTTACTTGCACATCTGCTCCTGTCGGCTAACTTAATGGGTAAATTCtaaaattcattatttaaatgtaattgatTAATACAGTTGAAAAAGGCACTGTTCTTTTCTATGTGGTTGTCTTAATTTATTAGTTCATGCTCTCCCCTTTACACTGTGAATATTCTACCTGAGAAACTCCCCGTGCCAACTCTATATAATTAACATcctccctggattctcctgcttatctgtaGCTTTGTCATTTCTTTGAGCCCATCACAGAACTAACTCTTTTCTATATTTCTCACTGctgggaataaatgaaacacatGCAGAACCTGGAAATGGTAGAAAAGAGTTTTTATTCTGTGTTTCAGAGGGGGGCCCACTAATGTCAAAGCCCACCAGTGAAAAGTCCTTGAACCCGGCAGGCCCGTCCAACACTGTATGCTGTCTCTTTTTGTAGCATCATCCAATAAAtattctttccccccccccctatgtTTTAATAACACTcttcaataataatttattttattttacttttacttaaAAATTCAAACTTTCAGTAACTGTAGCCAAGTTTAGAAGCAAGCCAcacatgttggtttgaaaaactaaAAACACAGCAGTGACATGTGGTTGGACAGCTTTTTGGGATCAGTGGCTCATTGTCCTAGGGGGCAACTACACTATCCTCATAATATCAGCCATTTGCTAGCTGGCATTTTAAAGGGGTTATAAAATCAGAAACAAAAATTGATTTTTCAGGTTCTCCACACAATAATAAAAACCcacatttatttgctttaaaaatgttgcacCATTTCAGAAATAAAGGCTAAGGTTTGTCCTGTTTCTCCCTTTGCCCTAAGAGTCCATTACAATGATGAATGATAAATAATGATGAATAATAATGATGATCTGAAAGCCTTCGGCTGTCCTGCTTAGAAGGAATTTTCGTCTCCATGCTTCACTGCCCGAAAGTATTGAAACTGCTGTTGTCTGTTTCACATCAAAGTATCTGTCTGCTGCAAGGCCAAACAAAAGCAGTTTTTCCTACTTTTGGGCAGTGGAGCAGGAGCTGAAAATTCCTTCTAAGCTGCACAACCAGCGGCCGTCAGGTCAGTGGGAGAAACAGGACAAACTTTAGCCTTTATTTCTAAAACAGTTTCAAATTGTTAAAACGAGTAAACGTGagatatgtttgtttgtttagaGAACCCAAGAATTAatgctttgtttttctattttagaaCCTCTTTAGAATCAGTTTTTActagttaaaggtgaactaaaccctaaataaagaagtaggttagaaatgttatacattgtATTTTAGGCTCCTGTGCAGCCCAAGGTAAACACgtccctttagcagggaagatctgtgctgttatagatgccccagtagctccccatcttcttttacgctgatttactgtacatgctctgtgctgctgtcagttactgagggaccgacacacaatatactgtatgtatagtagTCAATAGAAATAGCACTGGTTTAATTAAAATGGTATACATTTGTGCATTTTCCATAAAGATCATTCTAAATAAATTGCATACCTTAATGACATTAATCACATTAGAGAGCAATAACAACTACTGGAAACTATGTTGCTTGTGTAAACAAGGCCAAACTCTGTCAGGAAAAAATGGTACCTGAACCGTGTGATTAATTGCTTGTTAGCTGCCTTCTATGTAAACCAGCTAAACTACGAACACAATGCTGATTCTAGTGATGTAAAACAGTGTCCACAAACACTTTGGCAGCTTAGAAAGATTTCCCACCAAAGCTTATCACTGTTCACACACTTGGCTCTTGTCACAGCAGCTTCTGATGCTTTGCATTCCTTTCCATGGAAAGAAAGGATAAACTGAACAGAATATCTTAAACATACTTTACATTAAGGCCAAGAATAGACCGTACCATTCTGTCATTTTACATTCTCAATGTCTGTTTGTGACAGATGTGGATCTGCCTCTGTAAATTAAGTTGATTAAAATGTGAATACCCTGCAGATCTGCATTTAATCGGACCAGCAGCTTTGTGACAGTGAATTTAAAAATAGCTATTTACACGAGACTATAGGCATAACACTGGATTACAGAGGACACTTTGCAGTTTGTTTGGTCTTACATAGGATCCAAAATGTTACCAAAGCAAAGACCAGCAGCTAGTGCTGTCTTTGTTATTCAACATTTGCTGAAAACTACTTACTGTAATAGCAAGGTcacagacattaaaaaaaaaacccttttgcaCTAGTCACAATGCTGTTATTCCAGGAATATTTAGGACAACTCATACTTATTTACCACTAATTGTACCCCAACTTGTCTGTACAATCTCCAGTTTAGTGCATATGTGGTCACACTCCCAGATTAAAATTCAGCACATATCCACCTATATCCAGCTCATATCCAAGTCCCACTCTTCTTGTGGTCCCTAATTCTGTTGGTTAGGTGTGTGATTTATTCTGGGCACTTAGCATTTGTCTCAAATTTCTGCATGCTAACTTTGTATATCTTGTAAATCTGGCAGGATACGAGTAACAGTAGATGGGGAGTTTCTTCATTACATTTTTCCTCTTCAATTCCTGGATTCTCCAGAATGGGACTCACTTAAACCTTCTGAAGAAGGGATTTTTCAGGTACATACTTTTTCACAATTGTTCCCCACTCCCAATGAATTTACACTACACATTTTGGTGTGCTTGTATTcctctttttttatattatatgcaTAAGTATAATTCATTATAACACTAAAAAAATCAGGgctgtttctgatacttccgactccacgactccgactcctctgtttttaatatgctaatgtatttatacatccaggaaggggcaggggggaaggagcacttaaaacacaactgaactgataataaactgatagacaattttatctatactcctacttctaatgatttccctagaatcccatagtcatgtttaaagtttaagctaacattacagctgaattacagcagtttttcaaatcttttaaagcttcagtcttaaaggaacagtaacaccaaaaaatgaaagagctttaaagtaataaaaatataatgcactgttgccctgcactggtaaaactggtgtgtttgctacagtaacactactataatttatataataagctgctgtgtagccatgggggcagccattcaagctggaaaaaagaagaaaaggcacaggttacatagcagataacagataagttctgtagaatacaatagtgttttatctgttatctgctctgtgccttttctcctttgaatggctgcctccatggctacatagcagcttatttatataaattatagtagactttctgaagtaaacacacaacttttaccagtgcagggcagcagcacattatattttagttacttttatacactttcattttttggtgttactgttcctttaaactattgactatccattcccttcacgtatacaagtatttctagtcctggaatttttttttacttaattagttatcagtgagagttaggctaggttcacagtgggcattgtgttccctgtaacagaggaacacgacgcagtggagctgccgcaccttaactgtgcgttatgtcccatttagtgaagcatacagtcaatgaaaagcttcatggtcactcaacgtgttcgtttatgcactgcgtgcattgggctttattcttatagcagagaagtaattaatttccgactccaggtacccaaaattgcctctgactccgactccacagccctgaaaaaAATTCAACcatccattaaaaaaatacaccatctaaaaactGTTGGGGTCAAGCAGAAGTCAGTGGGGTctatcctaggcaaattgtaacaatctttgcttaattgttttaaaggagaaggaaagtcattttggcattttactgccaatagatttgccacattaatgccgcctagaacactatatttattctgcagaaaccattaccatacctgagtaaaccgtTTTAGAAgcttgcttaagacagcagctgccattttaagtagcttccttcctgctccagctctagtcgttatagctgagatcacacattcctaagggagtggggagggagtccttagcattctggttggagggggagcaggagagaactgcgcagactctggacCCGGGAATTAagaatgtttctgagagaggaagtcagacactggaacatcatgtttacaaaaaaagatacaaaaaaatcctgtgtttcttttgatagagaactcagtccTTGCACatattaatttgtttgtgctttttttatatttggatcttttaataaatgacgagacatttgtggttttagtggatatgagtttatttgta from the Xenopus tropicalis strain Nigerian chromosome 5, UCB_Xtro_10.0, whole genome shotgun sequence genome contains:
- the popdc3 gene encoding popeye domain-containing protein 3 produces the protein MEENVTFWERLVIGHPVCSGWKLEAEGSIYHLASVLFVLGCMGGSGYFGLLYVYIFFAISFLCTSIWAWMDVCAADVFSWNFILLVICIVQIIHLAYQLRSVTFDKEFQDVYSAVFKPLGISLTIFRKIISYCNAEVVTLERDHCYAVQGKTPIDKLSLLVSGRIRVTVDGEFLHYIFPLQFLDSPEWDSLKPSEEGIFQVTLTAETKCRYVTWRRKKLYLLFAKHRFLAKLFSLLISSDIADKLYALNDKVFIDSGFRFDIRLPNYYHRAVPDQAPSTVPIIRIQKSP